Proteins encoded together in one Spirochaeta isovalerica window:
- the hflK gene encoding FtsH protease activity modulator HflK encodes MSEQNVTPGRSPFKKPPKPSSILGIIALVIVGMFLLTSFYIVDETEQAVVLRLGRLQKITEPGLNWKIPLGIDRVYKVPTKVVQTMQFGFRTAQPGITTIYSRDDYEDESLMLTGDLNIVTVTWIIQYRITDPALWLFKVQEKDKTIRDISQSVMNELVGDRAILDVIGDERTSIEIKSQEMMNTILDEYDLGINIVTVKLQNTLPPEGPVQDAFEDVNKAIQDMERLISEGKQAYNAEIPKASGQADQIIQQAKGYASGRVNRANGNVARFNSVLEEYRKNPSVTRNRIYYEMMEEVLTSGSKVELIDKNLDNFLPLKNLQPTQTGGTNE; translated from the coding sequence ATGTCAGAACAGAATGTGACCCCGGGCAGAAGCCCCTTTAAAAAGCCTCCCAAGCCATCCTCGATACTCGGTATCATTGCATTGGTTATTGTGGGAATGTTCCTCTTGACCAGTTTCTATATCGTCGATGAGACAGAGCAGGCTGTCGTGCTCCGATTGGGCCGTCTGCAGAAAATCACCGAGCCGGGATTAAACTGGAAAATCCCGCTGGGAATCGACCGCGTCTACAAAGTTCCGACCAAAGTCGTACAGACAATGCAGTTCGGTTTCCGCACCGCCCAGCCGGGCATCACGACAATTTACTCCAGAGACGATTACGAAGATGAATCGTTGATGCTGACCGGTGACCTGAATATCGTCACTGTCACATGGATCATTCAGTACAGAATCACAGATCCTGCGCTATGGCTCTTCAAGGTCCAGGAAAAGGACAAGACCATCAGGGACATCTCCCAGTCGGTTATGAACGAACTGGTCGGCGACAGAGCCATCCTCGATGTTATCGGTGACGAAAGAACCAGTATCGAAATCAAAAGCCAGGAAATGATGAATACCATCCTCGACGAATACGACCTGGGCATCAACATCGTTACGGTCAAACTTCAAAACACCCTGCCTCCCGAAGGGCCTGTACAGGATGCCTTTGAAGACGTCAACAAAGCCATTCAGGATATGGAAAGGCTGATCAGTGAAGGAAAACAGGCATACAATGCCGAGATTCCCAAAGCTTCCGGTCAGGCCGATCAGATCATCCAGCAGGCTAAAGGTTACGCTTCGGGACGCGTTAACAGAGCGAACGGAAACGTCGCCCGTTTCAATTCGGTACTGGAAGAGTACAGAAAGAACCCTTCCGTAACAAGAAACCGCATCTATTACGAAATGATGGAGGAAGTTCTGACTTCCGGAAGCAAAGTCGAACTTATTGATAAAAACCTGGACAATTTCCTACCGCTGAAAAATCTTCAGCCGACACAGACAGGAGGAACCAATGAATAA
- the hflC gene encoding protease modulator HflC, translating to MNKMLKTLIPLLILVVIFFAAGPLYIVNEGEQAVITRLGRIDRVVTEAGLKIKWPLIESRTRYSKKILSWDGAPQKIQTAENQYIWVDTTARWKISDATEFYKSINNMSQAYSKLDDVIDSAVRTIIARNSLSEAVRNSDIIIELQAKSQAKTAEDKAVQEASGEVLTDVLLELPESNTDFEKINMGRRQLSQQMLSNAAKDTNNLGIELIDVVIRQIRYSDEMTQSVYDRMIKDRNQIAQFYRSYGEGKKLDLMGQLDNEKEVILSQAYAEAEGIKGEADALAARIYNDSYGQDPEFYEFWKAMESYRKTLPGMSKTLSTDMQYFNNFYRSDN from the coding sequence ATGAATAAGATGCTTAAAACACTCATCCCCCTGCTGATTTTAGTCGTCATTTTCTTCGCAGCCGGACCGCTTTACATTGTAAACGAAGGGGAGCAGGCTGTCATAACCCGGCTGGGGCGGATCGACAGAGTCGTTACCGAAGCGGGACTGAAAATCAAATGGCCGCTTATCGAAAGCCGGACAAGATACTCCAAGAAGATTCTTTCCTGGGACGGCGCTCCGCAGAAAATTCAGACAGCGGAAAACCAGTACATCTGGGTGGATACCACCGCAAGATGGAAAATCTCCGATGCGACAGAGTTTTATAAATCGATCAATAACATGAGCCAGGCTTATTCCAAGCTCGACGATGTTATCGACTCCGCTGTGAGAACGATCATAGCCCGGAACTCCCTTTCCGAAGCGGTAAGGAATTCTGATATCATCATCGAGCTCCAGGCCAAGTCCCAGGCGAAAACAGCTGAAGACAAAGCCGTACAGGAAGCTTCCGGCGAAGTTCTGACCGATGTCCTGCTGGAACTGCCCGAAAGCAATACGGACTTTGAGAAGATCAATATGGGACGCCGTCAGCTCTCGCAGCAGATGCTTTCCAACGCGGCAAAGGATACGAACAACCTCGGAATCGAACTGATAGACGTCGTCATCCGGCAGATCCGCTATTCAGATGAAATGACTCAGTCGGTTTACGACAGAATGATCAAGGACAGAAACCAGATCGCCCAGTTCTACCGCTCCTACGGAGAGGGAAAGAAGCTGGATCTCATGGGTCAGCTGGACAATGAAAAAGAGGTCATCCTTTCCCAGGCTTATGCTGAGGCGGAAGGAATCAAAGGTGAAGCTGATGCTCTCGCGGCAAGGATCTATAACGATTCCTATGGACAGGATCCAGAATTCTATGAATTCTGGAAGGCTATGGAATCGTACAGAAAGACTCTTCCCGGTATGAGCAAAACTCTTTCCACGGATATGCAGTACTTCAACAATTTTTACAGATCGGACAACTGA
- a CDS encoding PilZ domain-containing protein gives MKISKDSELSRVSIQNSKRESIRKPVDMDGFYNSGTGWHPCKIYDISTGGAALKLNQFFLEGDEILLRFGNNSSSEIFNTTVANVNGQRIGIRFKEDSTTKHLIEKIMSIY, from the coding sequence TTGAAGATCTCTAAAGATTCGGAACTGAGCCGCGTCAGCATACAGAACAGTAAAAGAGAAAGCATTCGCAAACCCGTGGATATGGACGGTTTCTATAATTCCGGAACAGGGTGGCATCCCTGTAAAATATACGATATCAGCACTGGCGGAGCGGCTCTGAAGCTGAACCAGTTCTTCCTCGAAGGTGATGAAATTCTCCTTCGATTCGGAAACAACTCCAGCTCGGAAATATTCAACACGACAGTAGCCAATGTGAACGGACAGCGGATCGGCATCCGCTTTAAAGAAGACAGCACGACCAAGCACCTGATTGAAAAAATCATGTCGATCTACTGA